From a single Calothrix sp. NIES-2098 genomic region:
- a CDS encoding coenzyme F420 hydrogenase/dehydrogenase beta subunit → MTSVSPHKKARALKPTSRRPAKELCSECGLCDTYYIHYVKEACAFINQQIGELEEQAHTRSRNLDHPDELYFGVHQDMMAARKQQPIEGAQWTGIVSSIAIEMLNRGIVEGVVCVQNTKEDRFQPMPIIARTPEEILAARVNKPTLSPNLSVLEQIEKSGMKRLLVIGVGCQIQALRAVEKQLGLEKLYVLGTPCVDNVTRAGLQKFLETTSRSPETVVHYEFMQDFRVHFKHEDGSLETVPFFGLKTNKLKDVFAPSCMSCFDYVNSLADLVVGYMGAPFGWQWIVVRNDTGKEMLDLVKDQLDTQPVMSQGNRKEAVQQSIPAYDKAVTLPMWAAKLMGVVIEKIGPKGLEYARFSIDSHFTRNYLYVKRNHPEKLEAHVPEYAKRIVGQYKLPE, encoded by the coding sequence ATGACTTCGGTTTCTCCTCACAAAAAAGCCAGAGCCTTAAAACCCACTAGCCGCCGCCCTGCGAAAGAACTTTGTAGCGAGTGCGGACTGTGCGATACATACTACATTCACTACGTCAAAGAAGCCTGCGCCTTCATTAATCAGCAGATAGGCGAACTCGAAGAACAAGCTCACACTCGCTCCCGCAATCTCGATCATCCCGATGAACTCTACTTTGGTGTTCATCAAGACATGATGGCGGCGCGGAAACAGCAGCCCATCGAAGGTGCACAGTGGACGGGTATTGTCAGCAGTATTGCGATTGAAATGTTGAATCGTGGCATAGTTGAAGGTGTTGTCTGCGTGCAAAACACCAAAGAAGACCGCTTTCAACCCATGCCTATTATTGCCCGTACTCCAGAGGAAATACTGGCAGCCAGAGTAAATAAACCAACACTATCGCCCAATCTCTCTGTTTTAGAGCAGATAGAAAAATCCGGGATGAAGCGGCTGTTAGTAATTGGAGTCGGTTGCCAAATTCAGGCATTAAGAGCCGTAGAAAAGCAGCTTGGGTTAGAAAAATTATATGTCTTAGGTACGCCTTGCGTAGATAACGTTACCCGTGCTGGACTGCAAAAGTTCTTAGAAACCACCAGCCGATCGCCTGAAACAGTCGTGCATTACGAATTCATGCAAGACTTCCGAGTTCACTTCAAACATGAAGATGGCTCATTAGAGACTGTGCCATTCTTTGGCTTGAAGACAAATAAACTCAAAGATGTCTTTGCTCCTTCCTGCATGAGTTGCTTTGATTACGTCAACTCCCTAGCCGATTTAGTTGTAGGCTACATGGGCGCACCCTTCGGCTGGCAATGGATTGTAGTCAGAAATGATACAGGCAAAGAAATGCTGGACTTGGTGAAAGATCAGTTAGACACCCAACCTGTTATGTCCCAAGGAAATCGTAAAGAAGCTGTACAACAAAGTATTCCTGCTTACGATAAAGCCGTTACCTTACCAATGTGGGCTGCAAAGTTGATGGGTGTAGTAATTGAGAAAATTGGCCCGAAAGGTTTGGAATATGCGCGGTTTTCGATTGATTCACACTTTACAAGGAATTACCTCTATGTGAAGCGGAATCATCCAGAGAAGTTGGAGGCGCATGTGCCGGAGTATGCCAAGCGGATCGTTGGGCAGTATAAGTTACCAGAGTAG